The following proteins are co-located in the Pseudoalteromonas sp. N1230-9 genome:
- a CDS encoding TIGR02285 family protein, whose protein sequence is MRRASVLLLFFFCAASFAEKQTKTIQWVVVDFAPYYIMNDRYEGSGRDESVMKMIEKALPDYRFTHTLYPSSRAIHELSNPQNNYCMLSLYQNEHRKQHIAFSSHTSTIGLSPSIAIRKELIKALDLDPSKAISLKALLNEKHLALGVSMSRSFGKSIDDVINTNHDANIIFRPGSDTLASLTYMLSKKRIDILLGYPSEHYYLAHSMDFEDKLTQLTLTEAPKLSEGFIGCTNNEQGRQIISELDIALEKIAHTQDYHDILVRWLPDNLKPILEKRLKDRNESAAH, encoded by the coding sequence ATGCGCCGTGCTAGTGTTCTTTTACTATTCTTTTTTTGCGCAGCTTCATTTGCCGAAAAACAAACCAAAACCATTCAATGGGTAGTCGTTGATTTTGCGCCCTATTACATCATGAATGACCGCTATGAAGGTAGCGGGCGTGATGAAAGCGTCATGAAAATGATTGAAAAAGCGTTACCAGATTATCGATTCACACATACTCTTTATCCGTCAAGTCGAGCAATACACGAACTTTCGAATCCGCAAAATAATTATTGCATGTTGTCGTTATATCAGAATGAGCACCGTAAACAGCACATTGCTTTTAGCTCTCACACATCAACAATTGGATTATCTCCATCAATAGCCATAAGAAAAGAGCTAATTAAAGCGCTCGATTTAGACCCTAGTAAAGCAATTTCTTTAAAAGCTCTGTTAAATGAGAAGCACCTTGCACTTGGGGTATCTATGAGCCGCTCGTTTGGTAAAAGTATTGATGACGTTATAAACACCAATCATGATGCAAATATAATATTTCGCCCAGGCAGTGATACTTTAGCGAGCCTTACTTACATGTTAAGCAAAAAACGTATCGATATTCTATTGGGTTATCCCAGTGAGCACTATTATCTGGCTCACTCAATGGACTTTGAAGACAAACTAACCCAGCTCACTCTGACAGAGGCACCTAAGCTGAGTGAAGGGTTTATTGGTTGCACTAATAATGAACAAGGTCGCCAGATAATTAGTGAACTCGATATTGCGTTAGAAAAAATCGCACATACGCAAGATTATCACGACATTTTAGTGCGCTGGTTACCAGATAATTTAAAACCAATTTTAGAGAAAAGGCTTAAGGATAGAAATGAAAGTGCCGCCCATTAA
- a CDS encoding cytochrome b — MLSNTKTSYGWVAIALHWLMALGVFGLFGLGVYMVELTYYDAWYKGSLDLHKSVGITLAAVLLFRFGWRLLGTQPEPISNTKTMNFIAHSVHKIIYLLLIVIVITGYLISTADGRAIDVFNLFAVPALPGSIANQEDIAGEIHFYATYGLIGVVVLHALGALKHHFIDKDKTLTRMIKPLKDD; from the coding sequence ATGTTAAGCAACACTAAAACCAGCTACGGGTGGGTAGCAATTGCACTTCATTGGTTAATGGCTCTTGGGGTGTTTGGCCTGTTTGGCTTGGGTGTCTATATGGTTGAGCTAACTTATTATGATGCTTGGTATAAAGGCTCCCTTGATTTACATAAAAGTGTAGGGATTACCTTGGCTGCTGTTTTACTTTTTCGCTTTGGTTGGCGGTTACTCGGTACACAACCTGAGCCGATATCTAATACTAAAACTATGAACTTTATTGCTCACTCAGTACATAAAATAATTTATTTATTACTTATCGTCATTGTTATAACGGGTTATTTAATCTCGACAGCAGATGGACGTGCTATTGACGTATTTAATTTATTTGCTGTACCCGCGTTGCCAGGTTCAATTGCTAATCAAGAAGATATTGCAGGTGAAATTCACTTTTATGCCACATACGGGCTAATAGGTGTTGTTGTTTTACATGCATTAGGGGCACTAAAACATCATTTTATCGACAAAGATAAAACCTTAACTAGAATGATCAAACCACTAAAGGATGATTAA
- the nrtS gene encoding nitrate/nitrite transporter NrtS has protein sequence MIKSILFLKVAFHKRTLVTGFKTALIVGIFLNIINQGDLILSMKLADVHWLKLALTFCVPFFVSVYSATIARLRFDPGTRVWVEAQLSCGKCNKVSLHVLKNHLVGECSKCRDETLWHKNH, from the coding sequence GTGATCAAATCAATTCTATTTTTAAAGGTCGCATTTCACAAAAGAACCTTAGTTACTGGTTTTAAGACTGCCCTTATTGTGGGTATTTTCTTAAACATAATTAATCAAGGCGATCTCATTCTAAGTATGAAATTAGCCGATGTTCATTGGCTCAAACTAGCACTGACCTTTTGTGTACCATTTTTCGTGTCTGTGTATTCTGCAACAATAGCACGTTTAAGGTTTGACCCAGGAACAAGAGTATGGGTTGAAGCGCAGTTAAGCTGTGGCAAATGTAATAAGGTGTCGTTGCATGTACTCAAAAATCACTTAGTTGGTGAATGTAGTAAATGCAGAGACGAAACGCTTTGGCACAAAAACCATTAA
- a CDS encoding YceI family protein: MKKLLLSTALSAALFSTANANAADYVIDTDGAHAFVTFKIKHLGYSWLHGRFNTFSGDFSYDDKKPDASKINVTIETKSIDSNHAERDKHLRGKDFLNVDKHPTATFKSTSIKFDEEGDEADVTGEFTLNGVTKTITFEIDKIGEGKDPWGGYRVGFEGETSLKLADYGIDYNLGPASTHVDIGLFIEGVRK, encoded by the coding sequence ATGAAAAAGTTACTTTTAAGCACGGCATTAAGTGCGGCGTTATTTTCTACTGCAAATGCGAATGCAGCAGACTATGTGATTGATACAGACGGTGCCCATGCATTCGTTACTTTTAAAATTAAACACTTAGGCTATAGCTGGCTGCATGGCCGTTTTAACACTTTTTCAGGTGATTTTAGCTACGATGATAAAAAACCTGATGCCTCTAAAATCAATGTAACGATTGAAACAAAGAGTATTGATTCTAACCACGCTGAACGTGATAAGCATCTACGTGGTAAAGACTTTTTAAATGTAGATAAGCACCCAACAGCGACGTTTAAAAGTACTTCAATTAAATTTGATGAAGAGGGTGATGAAGCTGATGTAACGGGTGAATTCACTTTAAATGGCGTCACTAAAACGATTACCTTTGAAATTGATAAAATAGGTGAAGGTAAAGACCCATGGGGTGGTTACCGTGTTGGTTTTGAAGGTGAAACAAGCCTAAAACTTGCTGATTACGGTATTGATTACAACCTTGGACCTGCATCTACACATGTGGATATTGGTTTATTTATTGAAGGTGTTCGTAAGTAA